In Aegilops tauschii subsp. strangulata cultivar AL8/78 chromosome 3, Aet v6.0, whole genome shotgun sequence, one genomic interval encodes:
- the LOC109733479 gene encoding glucan endo-1,3-beta-glucosidase GII: MARKDVASMFAVALFIGAFASVPTSVQSIGVCYGVIGNNLPSRSDVVQLYRSKGINGMRIYFADGQALSALRNSGIGLILDIGNDQLANIASSTSNAASWVQNNVRPYYPAVNIKYIAAGNEVQGGATQSIVPAMRNLNAALSAAGLGAIKVSTSIRFDAVANSFPPSAGVFAQSYMTDVARLLASTGAPLLANVYPYFAYRDNPRDISLNYATFQPGTSVRDQNNGLTYTSLFDAMVDAVYAALEKAGAPGVKVVISESGWPSAGGFAASADNARTYNQGLINHVGGGTPKKREALETYIFAMFNENQKTGDPTERSFGLFNPDKSPAYNIQF, translated from the exons ATGGCTAGGAAGGATGTTGCTTCCATGTTTGCTGTTGCTCTCTTCATTGGAGCGTTCGCTTCTGTTCCTACGA GTGTGCAATCCATCGGCGTGTGCTACGGCGTGATCGGCAACAACCTCCCGTCCCGGAGCGACGTGGTGCAGCTCTACAGGTCCAAGGGCATCAACGGCATGCGCATCTACTTCGCCGACGGGCAGGCCCTCTCGGCGCTCCGCAACTCCGGCATCGGCCTCATCCTCGACATCGGCAACGACCAGCTCGCCAATATCGCATCCAGCACCTCCAACGCGGCGTCCTGGGTCCAGAACAACGTGCGGCCCTACTACCCGGCTGTGAACATCAAGTACATCGCCGCCGGCAACGAGGTGCAGGGCGGCGCCACGCAGAGCATCGTCCCGGCCATGCGGAACCTCAACGCGGCCCTCTCCGCCGCGGGCCTGGGCGCGATCAAGGTGTCCACCTCGATCCGGTTCGACGCGGTGGCCAACTCCTTCCCGCCCTCCGCCGGCGTGTTCGCGCAGTCGTACATGACGGACGTGGCCCGGCTCCTGGCGAGCACCGGCGCGCCGCTGCTGGCCAACGTGTACCCCTACTTCGCGTACCGCGACAACCCGCGGGACATCAGCCTCAACTACGCGACGTTCCAGCCGGGCACCAGCGTGCGTGACCAGAACAACGGGCTGACCTACACATCCCTGTTCGACGCGATGGTGGACGCCGTGTACGCGGCGCTGGAGAAGGCCGGCGCGCCGGGCGTGAAGGTGGTGATTTCCGAGAGCGGGTGGCCGTCGGCGGGCGGGTTCGCGGCGTCGGCGGACAACGCGCGGACGTACAACCAGGGGCTGATCAACCACGTCGGCGGCGGCACGCCCAAGAAGCGGGAGGCGCTGGAGACGTACATCTTCGCCATGTTCAACGAGAACCAGAAGACCGGGGATCCCACGGAGAGGAGCTTCGGGCTCTTCAACCCGGACAAGTCGCCGGCCTACAACATCCAGTTCTAA